The Streptococcus oralis DNA window TCAAAGATATTGCAATTTCAAGAGAAAAGGGCATTTTTATTAAGGATACTGATTTTACAGGGAAACAGATTTCCCTATCTCAGCTGTCATCCGGTGAAAAACAGGAAATTATTCTATTTTATAAATTAATTTTCGAGACTCCAGAAAATACTTTATTATTAATTGATGAACCTGAGATATCCTTACATATTGCTTGGCAGAAGAAATTTATGGATGATTTATATAAGATAATTAAATTCAAAAAGCTGAATGTAATAGTTGCTACACACTCTCCACAAATTATTAATAATCATTGGGAGAATCAAATTGATTTAGGAGAGTTATATGGACTCGATTAGAAGAAATCTCAAACGAGAGGATATAATTTCTGAAATTAGACTTTTATGTGGTGAAGACTATAATAAAGTAAAGACTTTTGTCATAGTAGAGGGAGACGACGATTTAAGATTTATTAAAAATAAATTTAATGATAATACATATGGATTCGAATCGTTTTCAGGATGTGATGGTGTTGAAGAAATTGTTAATTTTTTTCAGAGTGATAAAAGAATTATTGGGATACGGGATAAAGACTATAGCAGTTTGACTTCAGGTGACAATAAAATTTTTTTGTATGATTATCATAGTTTAGAAATTATGTTAGCTATGAATGATGAATCATTTGAAAGTATATGTAGTGAATTTTATTGTGGAGATGAGAAAGTCTTTGATTTACGTAAGAAAGTATTTCAAAAGCTAAAATATATAAGTTGTTTTAGAGAAAAAAATTCATCTGAGGGTTGGGAATTCATTACCGAAAATATTTCTATTGACGAACTGTATAGAAAATCAGAATTAAACTGTAATGAAGAAATTATAAAAGAAATAAATAGACCGTCAAAAAATAATTACGATTCAGAGAAACAGTCTATTGTTGAGGAACACTATCATTTTGTTACAGATTTAAAATTAATTACAAGAGGACACGATTTTTCTGAATTATTTAAAGTGATTTGTAACACTTCTGGAATTGAAAAAAATATTAAAAGTAAAGATGTTGAGTTAGTACTGAGAGCTAGTTTCACTTTAGAGTCATTTAAAAGAACTAATCTTTTTAAGAGTCTTTCAGAATATGAAAAATCATATGGGCTTAACTTTTTAGTTAGTTAAAACTTATATTTATTAAGATAAGTTGTAGATTTAAATTGATAATTAATTTAATAAAAAATTGTTTAATTAGTAGCTAGAAAAAAAGATTATTCTATTTTTTCACTTTAATAATGGTATTTTACGAATTTTTAATGTTTAATTTTAATTAGTTCAAGAAGTCAGCGGTCACCGTTACATTGCAAGCCAAGTTTCTGTATCAGATGCAGGTGCCCTTCGTACCTTTGCGGATAACTGGAAACAAAAAGACTACTCTGATGTGCTTGTTCTTGTCGCAGCTATCGGTGACAAGGTGAACGTTCTTGTAGCTAGCAAGACAAAAGATGTGCATGCAGGAAACCTTGTCAAAGAATTGGCTCCAATCGTCGATGGACGTGGTGGTGGTAAACCAGACATGGCCATGGCAGGAGGAAGCAACCAAGCGAAAATCCAAGAACTCTTGGAGGCAGTAGCAGGTAAATTGTAAGAAAACATTCAGGATCTATCCACTTGGGTAGGTCTTTTTGTGATTGCAAAAAAGCCAAATCCGGTTGGATCTGGCTTGTAACTGATAGGTTTATTTTGTTGCCCAGACACTGACTGAACCTGCTGCTACTGGAAATTCTCCATAACCTTCCTCATCAATTGTAACTTGACCTTGGTGGTTTCCAAGTAAATCTACAAAGGTTTGGTTAGCCCATTCTTGCCCGACAAACATAGACTTGCTGTTTTCTTGGTCATTTGAGATAAGAACAGCGATTGGGGATTGATTTTCAGCGCCTGAACGTACCCATCCGATACAGTTGGCATCGTCAAAGTAGTCTGTTTGCTCTCCATAGGCCCTGTCTTTTCGGATGGCTAGGAGACGATCAAGAACTTCTCTGAAATCTTGTTGAGCAAATTGCCCTGAAATGCCGTAATAGTCTCCGTAAAAGACACATGGAAGGCCATTTTGGCGTAATAGAATAAGGGCATAGGCTACTGGCTTGAACCATTCTTGGACGGTTGATTCGAGTGCCTGTCCTCTTTGAGTATCGTGGTTATCAACGAAAGTGACAGCCTTGTCGGGCTTGAGTTCAACCAAGCTATCTGTGAAAATGCCACGAAGATCATAGCTTGCTCCAGCCCGACTGGCTTCAAAGAGATTTTGGTGGAGGCGAACATCGACAAGGTCAAAACGTTCTTCTATTTTCTCGAGATAGTCTAGATTGGCATCCTTGTCTGGGTTCCAAAATTCCCCAAAAACATAGAAATCTTGACCGTATTTTTCCTTCATATCACGGATGAAATTGCCCATAAAGAAGGAGTCGATGTGCTTAACGGCATCCAAACGGAAACCAGCTACACCAGTCGTTTCCATGAACCAGTCAGCCCAGTCATAGATGTTTTGGATGACTTCAGGATGCTTAAAGTCTAGGTCGGCATACATGAGGTAGTCGTAGTTACCGTTTTCGTTATCGACCAATTCCTCGTTGGCCCAACCTTTATTGTCTCCTTGGATCAGGTAAATACCAGACTTACGGCGTTTGGCATCGTAGTCTGTACCTGTGAAGTGGTACCAGTGCCAGTGGAAGTCATTGTAGGTATCTTGGCGACCATCGAAGGTGAAGTGAGTCCAGCCATTGATAGTAAAGGGCTCGCTTAGTTGAAGGGTACGATCCTCAGGGTCCACTTCAATAACCTGAAAGGCTTCCATGTGATCGGCAGCAGCCTTGTGATTGAGCACCACATCGGCCATAGGTTGAATTCCCTGTGCCTTTAGAGTTTGAATGGCTTGAAGATAGTCTTCTTTAAACCCATACTTGGTACGGACAGTCCCTTTTTGGTGAAATTCGCCTAGGTCAAAAAGATCGTAAACACCATAGCCGACATCTTTTTCATTGGTTGCCTTGAAGGCAGGTGGCATCCAGACATGGCTGATGCCCAGGTTTGCTAAGTGCTCTGCATCATTTGTCAGTCGCGTCCAGTGTTGGCCGTCGTGAGGCAAATACCATTCAAAGTATTGCATAAGTGTCTGATTTTGCATTGTTTTTCCTCTTGCTTATCAATGTTGTGTTTTATTCTACCATAAAGTTTAGAACTAGGCAAACGTTTGCGCAAGATTCTATACTCATTTCTGTTTTTGTCTATTTTTAGCGAATAGAATCTCTCTTTCCATTATAAGGGAAAGGATGTTTTGGTGGAAAAGTAAATGGCATATACTTATTTTAACAAAAATGACACTCAGTAAACTAAAGTACATATGGTTAAACGGTTTCTTTTTTGAGAATTGTCACAAAATTTGCTATAATAGTAGCTATGAATAGAATTAGGGTCAGCAGACGCGTTGAAAAAAAGCTAGCTAAGGGTCTAGTTCTTTTGGAAGCAAGTGATTTAACAGATATTGAACTGACGGATCAGGCAGTAGAAGTTCTTAGTCAAGACGGGAAGTTTTTAGGGAGCGCCTATCTTTCTCAGCAGAACAAGGGAATCGGCTGGTTCATCAGCAAGGAAAAGGTTCGTTTCAATCAAGCCTTTTTTGAAATTCTGTTTTGTAAGGCCAAGGAAGCTAGAAAGCCTTATTATCAAGATGACTTGACTACTGCCTTTCGCCTTTTTAACCAAGAGGGGGATGGTTTTGGGGGTCTGACTATTGATCTCTATGGAGATTATGCTGTCTTTTCTTGGTACAACTCCTTTGTTTACCAAATTCGTGAGCTAATCGTAAAGGCTTTTAAGGAAGTTTTTCCTGAGGTCTTGGGGGCTTATGAGAAGATTCGTTTTAAAGGTCTAGACTACGAGTCTGCCTATGTTTATGGTGAGGAAGCGCCAGATGATTTTACTGTTCTTGAGAATGGCGTGCTCTATCAAGTCTTTATGAATGATGGCTTGATGACAGGGATTTTCCTAGACCAGCATGAGGTTCGTGGGAGTCTGGTTGACGGCCTAGCCATGGGCAAATCCTTGCTCAATATGTTTTCCTATACGGCGGCCTTTTCAGTTGCTGCAGCTATGGGAGGCGCCAGTGAGACGACTTCTGTCGACTTAGCCAAACGGTCCAGAGAGCTATCAGAAGCTCATTTTCAGGCAAATGGACTCAGCACGGACAATCACCGTTTTATCGTCATGGATGTTTTTGAGTACTTCAAGTATGCCAAGCGAAAAGGCTTGACCTATGATGTGATTGTGCTTGATCCGCCGAGCTTTGCCCGCAATAAAAAACAAACATTCTCTGTAGCTAAGGACTATCGCAAGTTGATTTCCCAGAGTCTAGAGATTTTAAATCCGGGAGGGATTATCATTGCCAGTACCAATGCTGCCAATGTTTCCCGCCAGAAATTTACAGAACAAATTGATAAAGGTTTTGCAAGAAGAAGGTATCAGGTCTTGAACCAATACGGTCTTCCAGCAGACTTTGCCTATAATAAAAAAGATGAAAGCAGTAATTACCTCAAGGTGATTAGTATGAAGGTTAGTAGATGAAATTAATCGTTTCAGTAATGCCAAGAAGTTTAGAAGAAGCGCAAGAACTGGATGCCACTAGGTATGAAGATGCCGATATCATTGAGTGGCGTGCGGACTTTCTTACAAAGGACGCTATTTTACAGGTAGCACCTGCTATATTTGAGAAGTTTGCAGGACGGGAACTTGTCTTTACCCTTCGGACTCGCGCTGAGGGAGGAGAAATCGAACTTTCCTCAGAAGAGTATGTTCAAATCATCAAGGAAGTTACTCAGCTTTATCAGCCGGATTATGTAGATTTCGAGTATTTCAGCTACAAGGACGTTTTTGAGGAAATGTTGGATTTTCCAAATCTCGTATTGAGCTATCATAATTTCCAGGAGACACCTGAAAACATGATGGAAATCCTGTCTGAGTTGACCAGTCTCTCTCCGAAAGTGGTCAAGGTATCAGTTATGGCCCATACGGAGCAGGATGTTTTAGACCTGATGAATTACACTCGAGGATTTAAAACACTCAACCCTGAGCAAGAGTACGTGACCATTTCCATGGGGAAAATGGGCAAGGTATCCCGTATCACTTCAGATGTGACGGGTTCAAGTTGGTCATTTGCTAGTCTGGATGAAGCGAGTGCCCCAGGTCAGATTTCGCTATCAAACATGAAGAAAATCAGGGAGATTTTGGATGAAGCTTGATGGCTATACACGTTTAGCTGCAGTTGTTGCCAATCCCATCAAACACTCTATTTCACCCTTTATCCACAATAGGGCCTTTGAGGCGACAGCTATTAATGGTGCCTATATAGCTTGGGAGATTGAAGCGGGTGACTTGGCAGAAACAGTCGCCAATATTCGCCGTTACCAGATGTTTGGCATCAACCTGTCTATGCCTTACAAGGAGCAAGTGATTCCTCATCTGGATGAGTTGAGTGATGAAGCTCGTTTGATTGGGGCAGTCAATACTGTAGTCAATCATAATGGCACTTTAATTGGATATAATACAGATGGCAAGGGATTCTTTAAGAGCTTGCCTTCTTTTACAATTTCAGGTAAAACAATGACCATTTTGGGTGCAGGTGGTGCGGCCAAATCAATCTTGGCACAAGCCATTTTGGACGGGGCCAGTCAGATTTCAGTTTTTGTTCGTTCAGTTTCTACGGAAAAAACAAGACCTTACCTAGACAAGTTGCAGGAGCAAACAGGTTTTAAAGTGGACTTGTATGCTTTAGAAGATATTTCTGAGCTGCAATCAAGGATTGCCGAGTCGGACCTGCTCGTCAATGCGACCAGTGTAGGGATGGATGGCCAGTCGTCCCCCGTTCCAGAAAGCATCAATTTGCCAGAGGCTCTCTTGGTGGCAGATATTATTTACCAACCCTTTGAGACCCCATTTTTGAAATGGGCTAGAAGTCAGGGCAATTCAGCTGTCAATGGTCTAGGAATGTTGCTCTATCAAGCTGCTGAAGCTTTTCAACTGTGGACAGGTAAAGAAATGCCGACAGACGAGATTTGGCAGTCCTTAACAGAAAAATATAAATAGTGAAAAGGAGACCCTACTATGAAAATCAGAATCGATATTCCGCATCATCCTTATGATATTGAGATTGAAAAAGGTTGTCTATCGCAAGCTGGTCAATGGTTGCGAGAACTCTGGCAACCTCAAAAGGTAGTCATTGTAACAGACAACCATGTAGCTTCTCTCTATGCAGAGAAGGTTAAACTCAGCCTAGAAGATGCTGGTTTTCAGGTAGCTGTTTTTGACTTTTTAGAAGGCGAAGAACGAAAAAATTTAACAACTGTTCAGAAGGTTTATGAATTTTTAGTCAAGCAAGGTCTGACTCGTAGCGATGGGATTGTGGCTCTTGGCGGTGGTGTCGTTGGGGACCTGGCTGGTTTCGTAGCCTCTACCTATATGCGAGGCATTCATTTTGTTCAGATTCCGACTAGTTTGACTGCCCAAGTTGATTCTTCTATCGGTGGAAAGACAGGTGTCAATACTCCTTTTGCTAAAAATATGGTGGGAACTTTTGCCCAACCAGATGGGGTTCTGATTGACCCGCTTGTCCTTGAAACACTCGGAAAAAGAGAGCTGATTGAAGGGATGGGTGAGGTTATTAAGTACGGCTTGATTGAGGATCCAGAACTTTGGGCTCTCTTGACGGAACTAGATGGCTCTGTTGAGAGCATACTGGTGCATGCAGAGACTTTGGTTGAACATTCTTGTCAGGTTAAGCGCAAGATGGTGGTTGAGGATGAGTTGGATAATGGTGTTCGCCTTTACCTCAATTTTGGTCACACTATTGGTCATGCTATCGAAGCAACGGCCGGTTATGGCAAGGTCATGCATGGTGAGGCTGTGGCTATGGGAATGGTGCAGATTTCTAAGGTTGCTGAGGGAAAAGGCCTTATGCCAGCTGGCATAACCCAGTCCATTACAGAGATGTGTCAGAAATTTGGACTACCTGTTGACTATGAAAACTGGGATGTTGACAAGCTTTATCAAGCTTTGACTCATGACAAGAAGGCACGTGGTAACACCTTGAAATTGGTCTTGGTACCAGAGCTTGGTTCAGCGACCATTCACCCAGTTTCTCTGGAAGAGATGAAAGACTACTTGGTAAAATAAGGAGAACGTATGAGATATTTAACTGCAGGAGAATCACACGGCCCCCGTCTGACAGCTATCATTGAAGGAATTCCCGCTGGACTTCCTTTGACAGTAGAGGACATCAATGACGACCTTAAACGCCGTCAGGGTGGCTACGGTCGTGGTGGTCGTATGAAGATTGAGAGTGACCAGGTTGTCTTTACATCAGGCGTTCGCCACGGGAAGACGACAGGGGCTCCCATTACCATGGATGTCATCAATAAGGACCATCAAAAATGGTTGGATATCATGTCTGCGGAGGACATTGAAGACCGCCTTAAAAGCAAACGAAAAATCACCCATCCACGTCCCGGTCATGCCGATTTGGTTGGGGGCATCAAGTACCGTTTTGACGATTTGCGAAATTCTTTGGAGCGTTCATCAGCTCGTGAAACAACCATGCGAGTAGCAGTTGGAGCAGTAGCCAAACGTCTCTTAGCTGAACTGGATATGGAGATTGCCAACCATGTCGTGGTCTTTGGTGGCAAGGAAATCGATGTACCTGAAAATCTGACAGTTGCGGAGATTAAAGAACGAGCTGCCCGGTCTGAAGTCTCTATTGTCAACCAAGAGCGGGAACAGGAAATCAAGGACTATATTGACCAAATTAAGCGTGACGGTGATACCATCGGTGGGGTTGTGGAGACAGTCGTCGGAGGCGTTCCAGTTGGTCTTGGTTCCTATGTCCAATGGGACAGAAAATTGGATGCGCGATTGGCTCAAGCAGTTGTTTCTATCAATGCCTTTAAAGGAGTGGAATTTGGTCTTGGCTTTGAAGCTGGTTACCGAAAAGGCAGCCAGGTTATGGATGAAATTCTCTGGTCTAAAGAAGATGGCTATACTCGCCGTACCAATAATCTAGGTGGTTTTGAAGGTGGTATGACCAATGGGCAACCAATTGTTGTTCGTGGAGTTATGAAACCCATTCCCACTCTTTACAAACCACTTATGAGTGTGGATATCGAAACCCACGAACCTTACAAGGCAACTGTTGAAAGAAGTGATCCGACCGCTCTTCCAGCAGCAGGTGTGGTTATGGAAGCCGTTGTGGCTACGGTTCTGGCTCAAGAAATCCTTGAAAAATTCTCATCAGATAATCTTGAGGAACTAAAAGAAGCGGTAGCCAAACACCGAGACTATACAAAGAACTATTAAGGAGTTCCTATGGCAAAAACAATCTATATCGCAGGTCTTGGTTTGATTGGTGCCTCGATGGCACTCGGTATCAAGCGTGATCATCCTGATTATGAAATTCTAGGTTACAATCGTAGCCAGGATTCGAGAGACATTGCTTTGAAAAAAGGCATGATAGACCGTGCGACGGATGATTTTGCCAGTTTCGCTCCCCTAGCAGATGTCATCATTCTGACCTTGCCAATCAAACAGACCATTGCTTTTATTAAGGAACTGGCAAACTTAGATTTGAAGGAAAACGTCATTATCTCGGATGCGGGCTCAACCAAGTCAGCCATCGTGGATGTGGCGGAGCTGTATTTGGCTGGCAAGCCTGTCCGCTTTATCGGGGCTCATCCCATGGCTGGTAGCCACAAGACAGGGGCTGCCTCTGCGGATGTTAATCTCTTTGAAAATGCCTACTATATCTTCACACCTTCGAGCCAGACAAGTCCTGACACACTTGAGGAAATGAAAGATCTGCTTTCAGGTCTTCATGCTCGTTTTATCGAGATTGATGCCAAGGAGCATGATCGGGTGACTTCTCAGATTAGTCATTTTCCTCATATTCTGGCTTCCAGCCTCATGGAGCAGACAGCAGTTTATGCTCAAGATCATGAAATGGCAAGGCGCTTTGCGGCGGGTGGATTTCGAGATATGACCCGAATTGCGGAAAGCGAGCCAGGTATGTGGACTTCCATTCTCTTGTCCAATCGTGAGACTATCCTAGATCGAATTGAGGATTTCAAGGAGCGCCTAGATGAGGTTGGACAAGCCATCAGCAAGGGAGATGAAGAGCAAATCTGGAACTTTTTCAACCAAGCACGTGAGCAACGTCAGGCCATGGAAATCCATAAGCGTGGTGGTGTGGATAGTTCTTACGACCTCTATGTCGATGTTCCCGATGAAGAAGATGTCATCTTGCGAATTTTGGAATTACTTCGTGGGACTTCTTTGGTTAATATCCACATCAACGAAGAAAACCGTGAGGATGTTCACGGGATTCTACAAATTTCCTTTAAAAATGCTCAAGATTTAGAACGAGCCGAGCGCTTAATTACAGAAAATACGGACTACACAGTCGTCATCAAATAAGGAGAAAATCATGTCAAATATTTACGATAGTGCAAATGAACTCAGTCGCGGGTTACGCGAATTACCAGAATACAAGGCGGTTAAGGCAGCAAAAGATGCTATCCAAGCTGATGAACAAGCTAGCAAGATTTTTGCAGACTATATCGCCTTCCAGCAAGAAATCCAAGTCATGGCGCAAACGGGACAAATGCCAGACGCCTCTTTCCAAGAAAAGATGCAGTCCTTCAGTAAGCAAATCCAAGAGAACGCTCTTTTGTCAGATTTCTTTGCTAAACAGCAACAATTGTCTATTTACCTTTCAGACATTGAAAAAATTGTCTTTGAACCTGTTTCAGAATTATTGAAATAGTATTTTATCTGTATAAAAGCCAGAAATTTCAGGAATTTCTGGCTTTTTTGTGATAAAATAAGAAAAAGTATTGCAAGTATGAGGTCAACTATGAAACTAAAAACAAATATTCGCCACTTACATGGCAGTATCCGGGTTCCAGGTGATAAGTCTATCAGCCACCGTTCGATTATTTTTGGTAGTTTGGCTGAGGGAGAGACTAAGGTTTATGATATTCTGCGTGGAGAGGATGTGCTCTCAACCATGCAGGTTTTTCGTGACCTTGGTGTTGAAATTGAGGATAAAGATGGGGTTATTACCATTCAAGGTGTTGGAATGGATGGCTTAAAAGCGCCACAAAATGCCTTGGATATGGGGAATTCTGGCACCTCGATTCGCCTGATTTCAGGTGTCCTTGCTGGTGCAGACTTCGAAGTAGAGATGTTCGGAGACGACAGTCTTTCTAAACGTCCTATGGATCGTGTGACGATTCCATTGAAAAAAATGGGGGTTAGCATTTCGGGGCAAACGGAGCGAGACCTGCCCCCTCTTCGCTTAAAAGGGACGAAAAATTTAAAACCGATTCACTATGAGTTGCCAATTGCCTCTGCTCAAGTCAAGTCTGCCTTGATATTTGCAGCCTTGCAGGCTCAGGGGGAGTCCGTTATTATCGAGAAAGAATGTACTCGTAACCACACCGAAGATATGTTGCAACAATTTGGTGGCCATTTAAGTGTAGAAGGCAAGAAAATCACAGTTCAAGGACCACAAAAACTGATCGGACAAAAGGTAGTTGTTCCAGGAGATATTTCCAGTGCAGCCTTTTGGTTGGTCGCTGGTTTGATTGTTCCAAACTCTCGTGTAGTACTGCAGAATGTGGGCATCAATGAAACTCGTACTGGTATTATTGATGTCATTCGTGCCATGGGAGGAAGATTGGAAATAACTGAAATTGACCCAGTTGCTAAATCAGCAACCCTGACTGTCGAGTCTTCAGACCTGAAAGGAACAGAGATTGGTGGAGCCTTGATTCCCCGCTTGATTGATGAATTGCCTATTATTGCCCTTCTAGCGACCCAAGCGCAAGGTGAAACAGTCATTAAGGATGCTGAGGAACTCAAGGTCAAGGAAACCGACCGCATTCAAGTGGTGGCAGATGCCTTAAATAGCATGGGGGCGGATATCACACCTACTACAGATGGAATGGTTATCAAAGGGAAATCAATCCTTCATGGCGCTAGAGTCAATACGTTTGGTGACCATCGAATCGGAATGATGACAGCCATCGCAGCCCTCTTGGTTGCGGATGGAGAAGTGGAACTTGATCGTGCTGAAGCCATCAATACCAGCTATCCTAGCTTCTTTGATGATTTGGAGAGCTTGATTCATGGCTAAGGTATTACTCGGATTTATGGGGGCAGGCAAGTCGACAATCGCTAGAGGATTGGCCCCAGACTACATCGATATGGATGCCTTAATCGAGGAACGTTTGGGTATGTCCATTGCGGATTTTTTCGCTGAAAAAGGAGAAGTGGCCTTTCGTCAAGTAGAGTCAGAAATCCTAGCTGACTTACTAAAAACGGACCGAGTTGTGTCAACTGGCGGAGGAGTTGTCATTTCTCAGAGAAATCGTGACTTGCTCAAAACCAATCCTGATAACATCTACCTAAAAGCAGATTTTGAAACCCTCTACCAACGTATCGCAGCTGATAAGGACAATCAGCGCCCGCTGTTTCTAAATAATAGCAAGGAAGAGCTGGCAGCTATTTTCCAAGAAAGACAGGCTTGGTATGAGGAAGTAGCCAGTCGGGTTCTAGATGTGACCAAGCTAAGCCCAGAAAAAATTATAGAGGAACTGAGATGAAAATTGCCTATCTAGGTCCCAAGGGATCTTTTTCGCATCATGTTGTGCAGACAGCTTTTCCTCATGAGGAATTGCAGGCTTTTGCCAATATCACTGATGTTATCAAGGCCTATGAGCAAGGCTTGGTGGACTATTCTGTGGTACCAGTTGAAAACTCCATTGAAGGTAGTGTACATGAAAGTTTGGATTACCTTTTTCACCAGGCTCGCATCCAAGCAGTTGCAGAAATTGTTCAACCCATTCACCAGCAGTTAATGGTGGTTCCAGGTCAGTCAAAAATTGAGAAAATTTTTTCTCATCCTCAGGCTCTGGCTCAAGGAAAGAAATTCATCGACAAACACTATCCAGAGGCTAAAATTGAGATAACCGCCAGTACCGCCTATGCAGCTCGCTTTATTTCGGAACATCCAGATCAGCCTTATGCAGCAATTGCTCCTAGAAGTTCAGCTGAAGAATATGGCTTGGAATTAATTGCAGAGGATATTCAGGAAATGGAAGCCAATTTCACACGTTTTTGGGTGTTAGGGGCAGAGATACCGAAGATTCCTTTGAACTCGCAAGCTGAAAAAATGAGTTTGGCCTTGACCTTACCAGACAACCTACCTGGTGCTCTTTACAAGGCACTTTCGACTTTTGCTTGGAGAGGGATTGACTTAACAAAGATTGAAAGTCGCCCCCTTAAAACAGCCTTGGGAGAATACTTTTTCATTATCGATGTAGACTATAGTGACAAAGAACTGGTTCATTTTGCTAGACAAGAGCTAGAGGCCATTGGAATCCAGCACAAGATATTGGGAACCTACCCAATTTTTACCATAACTGATTTAGAAAAGGAGAGTCAATGAGCAAAGAAAATCCTTTAAGTCATCACGAGCAGTTACGTTATGACTATCTCTTCAAAAATATTCATTACCTCAACGACCGTGAACGGAGGGAGTTTGATTATCTGCAACAGAAAATGGCAGGTCCCAACTCTGAAGTTCACCATTTCTACCAAGAAGAAAAAGAAGAATCTTGGGGTAGAGATATTGATCTTC harbors:
- the aroA gene encoding 3-phosphoshikimate 1-carboxyvinyltransferase — encoded protein: MKLKTNIRHLHGSIRVPGDKSISHRSIIFGSLAEGETKVYDILRGEDVLSTMQVFRDLGVEIEDKDGVITIQGVGMDGLKAPQNALDMGNSGTSIRLISGVLAGADFEVEMFGDDSLSKRPMDRVTIPLKKMGVSISGQTERDLPPLRLKGTKNLKPIHYELPIASAQVKSALIFAALQAQGESVIIEKECTRNHTEDMLQQFGGHLSVEGKKITVQGPQKLIGQKVVVPGDISSAAFWLVAGLIVPNSRVVLQNVGINETRTGIIDVIRAMGGRLEITEIDPVAKSATLTVESSDLKGTEIGGALIPRLIDELPIIALLATQAQGETVIKDAEELKVKETDRIQVVADALNSMGADITPTTDGMVIKGKSILHGARVNTFGDHRIGMMTAIAALLVADGEVELDRAEAINTSYPSFFDDLESLIHG
- a CDS encoding shikimate kinase; the protein is MAKVLLGFMGAGKSTIARGLAPDYIDMDALIEERLGMSIADFFAEKGEVAFRQVESEILADLLKTDRVVSTGGGVVISQRNRDLLKTNPDNIYLKADFETLYQRIAADKDNQRPLFLNNSKEELAAIFQERQAWYEEVASRVLDVTKLSPEKIIEELR
- the pheA gene encoding prephenate dehydratase, whose protein sequence is MKIAYLGPKGSFSHHVVQTAFPHEELQAFANITDVIKAYEQGLVDYSVVPVENSIEGSVHESLDYLFHQARIQAVAEIVQPIHQQLMVVPGQSKIEKIFSHPQALAQGKKFIDKHYPEAKIEITASTAYAARFISEHPDQPYAAIAPRSSAEEYGLELIAEDIQEMEANFTRFWVLGAEIPKIPLNSQAEKMSLALTLPDNLPGALYKALSTFAWRGIDLTKIESRPLKTALGEYFFIIDVDYSDKELVHFARQELEAIGIQHKILGTYPIFTITDLEKESQ